A window from Staphylococcus succinus encodes these proteins:
- a CDS encoding alpha/beta fold hydrolase yields the protein MTQFKLPENEYLKVGSTEFAYKKLGTEEGIPLVFIIHFRGTMENWDPLMLENIAKERPVILFDNVGVGYTNGETPSTIDTMAEDTYQFINGLGYQQVDILGFSIGGMVAQSLAIHHPDLVRKLILSGTGPAGGIGPSHPKMEEMMYKAEGSEEDAIETFLFLFYPETEKGRELGKQSLNRIFSQKTKDSTLQVRDAQLAAIAQWTNEKFDQAKIQLHNIENPTLVINGDNDIMVPTENSFMLSQNIPDAQLIIYPNAGHGHLFQHPVRFASHVNTFLNE from the coding sequence ATGACACAGTTTAAATTACCTGAAAATGAATATTTAAAAGTCGGAAGCACTGAATTTGCATATAAAAAATTGGGAACAGAAGAAGGCATACCACTTGTTTTTATTATTCACTTTAGAGGAACGATGGAAAATTGGGATCCCTTAATGTTAGAAAATATTGCTAAAGAACGCCCAGTGATTTTGTTTGATAATGTTGGCGTAGGATATACAAATGGAGAAACGCCGAGCACTATTGATACGATGGCGGAAGATACGTATCAATTTATAAATGGTCTTGGATATCAACAAGTTGATATATTAGGATTTTCAATTGGAGGTATGGTTGCGCAATCGCTAGCCATTCATCATCCAGATTTAGTAAGAAAGTTAATATTATCAGGTACTGGTCCTGCTGGTGGAATTGGCCCATCACATCCTAAAATGGAGGAAATGATGTATAAAGCAGAGGGATCTGAAGAAGATGCGATTGAAACGTTTTTATTTCTTTTTTATCCAGAAACAGAAAAAGGACGTGAATTGGGTAAACAATCACTAAATAGAATTTTTTCTCAAAAAACCAAGGACAGTACGTTACAAGTAAGAGATGCGCAGTTAGCGGCAATTGCCCAATGGACAAATGAGAAGTTTGATCAAGCTAAAATACAACTGCATAATATAGAAAATCCTACGTTAGTGATTAACGGAGACAATGATATTATGGTTCCTACTGAAAATAGTTTTATGTTAAGTCAAAATATACCAGATGCGCAGTTAATTATATATCCTAATGCAGGGCACGGACATCTATTTCAACATCCTGTAAGGTTTGCGAGTCATGTAAATACATTTTTAAATGAATAA
- a CDS encoding Lrp/AsnC family transcriptional regulator — protein MKLDNIDIQILNLLTDNARMQWKDIGETIHMSGQAVGNRIRRMEEEGIIKSYTLNIDEDKLNDGILGFLTMYMNSAHHGNFIDFINMSHDILEAHRISGEGCYHLKFRVKTKVQLNDLLQKLLTYGNYSLNISVHQLKTNHKFIENDGLDNAK, from the coding sequence ATGAAATTAGATAACATAGACATTCAAATTTTAAATCTTTTGACTGATAATGCACGAATGCAATGGAAAGATATCGGTGAAACGATTCACATGTCAGGACAAGCTGTAGGAAATCGGATTCGACGAATGGAAGAAGAAGGGATTATTAAATCCTATACATTAAACATCGATGAGGACAAATTGAATGATGGTATATTAGGCTTTTTAACTATGTATATGAATTCAGCACATCATGGGAATTTTATTGATTTCATAAATATGAGCCATGATATCTTAGAGGCACATAGAATCTCAGGTGAAGGATGCTATCATTTAAAATTCAGAGTGAAAACAAAAGTACAATTAAATGATTTATTACAGAAACTATTAACTTATGGTAATTATTCGCTCAATATTTCTGTGCACCAACTCAAAACCAATCATAAATTTATAGAGAATGATGGTTTAGACAATGCAAAATAG
- a CDS encoding cysteine hydrolase family protein, giving the protein MNTALIIVDIQEDYFPNGKNPLNNPENAANNAKKVLTWFRSNHSENIFHIQHIAPDDSFGFFAPNTKGIEIHEAVKPIDGETIINKQLPNSFVNTDLQEKLQEKNIDHVVVVGMMTHMCIDATVRAAADLGYGVTLIEDACASSELTYNDHIISAQDVHYSFISALGFGYAEVTTAEDFVK; this is encoded by the coding sequence ATGAATACAGCTTTAATTATTGTAGATATTCAAGAAGATTATTTTCCAAATGGGAAAAATCCGTTAAATAATCCTGAAAATGCAGCTAATAACGCGAAAAAAGTTTTAACGTGGTTTAGATCAAATCATAGTGAAAATATTTTCCATATTCAACATATTGCTCCTGATGACTCATTTGGTTTCTTTGCTCCAAATACTAAAGGCATCGAAATTCACGAGGCAGTGAAACCTATTGATGGTGAAACAATCATTAATAAACAGTTACCGAATAGCTTCGTTAACACGGACTTACAAGAAAAATTGCAAGAGAAAAATATAGATCATGTTGTCGTTGTAGGTATGATGACACATATGTGTATTGATGCTACAGTCAGAGCTGCAGCAGATTTAGGTTATGGCGTCACATTAATTGAAGATGCATGTGCTTCAAGTGAACTCACATATAACGATCACATCATCAGTGCACAAGATGTACATTATTCATTTATAAGTGCGTTAGGCTTCGGGTATGCTGAAGTTACTACAGCAGAAGATTTTGTTAAGTAA
- a CDS encoding PhzF family phenazine biosynthesis protein → MDISIVETTVFALTKNGGNPCPVVLNADDLSAQQMKSIAKAQGVEIGFITASEHDDCDFQFRYFVPNNEMEMCVHATIACATVLVQQHKVHKNKLLIETLAGKILLVIHKNNGRIMVEVEQLLPKIATVNPTKAEVANVLNINIEDIDDFPIKSISTSRYKTLVKLKSNDVLQALCPDFEKLWKLCDQYQSTGFYPFTQSTHKKNTFSARQFPNSTGYNEDPATGVAASALGIYLELFDLVNIQGDNIYITQGEAIKRHSEIMVKSRITESNTLQNSVLGEAAIL, encoded by the coding sequence ATGGATATCTCAATAGTAGAAACAACGGTATTCGCATTGACTAAAAATGGGGGTAACCCTTGTCCTGTTGTCTTAAATGCAGATGACTTATCAGCTCAGCAAATGAAGTCTATAGCAAAAGCACAGGGTGTTGAAATTGGTTTTATAACAGCGTCAGAACATGATGACTGTGATTTTCAATTTAGATATTTTGTGCCGAATAATGAAATGGAAATGTGCGTACATGCTACGATAGCGTGTGCGACGGTATTAGTTCAACAACATAAGGTTCATAAAAATAAATTGCTAATTGAAACTTTGGCTGGAAAGATTCTGTTAGTGATACATAAAAACAATGGCAGAATAATGGTAGAGGTAGAACAACTTTTACCTAAAATTGCGACAGTAAATCCAACAAAAGCTGAAGTAGCGAATGTATTAAATATTAATATTGAAGATATTGATGATTTTCCAATTAAAAGTATTTCAACTTCACGTTATAAAACGTTAGTGAAATTGAAGTCTAACGATGTATTACAAGCATTGTGCCCTGACTTTGAGAAACTTTGGAAACTCTGTGATCAATATCAATCGACAGGGTTCTATCCCTTTACTCAATCTACGCATAAGAAAAATACCTTTTCGGCAAGACAGTTTCCTAATAGCACGGGTTATAATGAAGACCCAGCGACAGGTGTTGCAGCTTCAGCGTTAGGTATATATTTAGAGTTATTTGATTTAGTTAATATACAAGGTGACAATATTTATATTACTCAAGGTGAAGCAATAAAACGACATAGTGAAATTATGGTCAAATCTAGGATTACGGAAAGTAATACACTACAAAATAGTGTATTAGGAGAAGCGGCTATACTTTAA